Genomic segment of Drosophila biarmipes strain raj3 chromosome 2L, RU_DBia_V1.1, whole genome shotgun sequence:
TCAAATGCTACCTCAAATGTTggcaaaatatataattgaGAGCCCTCTTGGCACATACATAACTTGgttatttactttaattacCTTGTGTAAATGAAATATCAATTAGTTTGTCCGGCCGAAATGTTAATGGTAAAATTGTacaaatttgaatatttttcttttcaactttagCTTTACGTGCTGACTAGATTTCCATGAGTCAACTCTTAATTCCTATACATATTTGCTGGCAAACACTGACGTAATTTCAAGTCTTGTgctgaataaaatattaaaagatcgaaaataaaataaagtctGCCACGTGCTGCACTCAAATGCAATCGCAAGTCACGTAGCCGGCTGACTCAAATTTcagcataaaaatataataacaaattGCAAAGTGTGAAAGTGGTAGCAAAATCTACAACTAAATTAAGCTCGTAATTTGACAAAGCTAATATTAAGATAAGTTCCCGCgcaatttgaaatattttttctgcgACTTAAGTTGCAATCTGGCTTTGAGGTCAGCGAAGTTGAGAACTGTCATTTCAAGAACCAAGCGCACATCACGTAGAAATGTTTGAACGCCAAATGGATTTCAGTTTAAAATCGAACTAGCTCGAGCTCAGACGCGAGTTGGTCGATACAATTTTATAGGGAACTCCAACGAAATTGTTTTAGTAATGAGTCACTTTAGTATTGTACTGATCGTTCTGTTCGGATTATGTTTGCAACACTCTCAGCTGCAACTGGCTCCCTTCTTCGATGCCGAGCCCCTGGCCAACAATGAGGTTTCTCTTCCGGGCTTGGAGGACGACCTGGACTGGAGTGGGGCCAACTGGCAACTGGTGATCCGCTGGCTGATGGAGCGCCAGCAGCTGCGCTTCTGCATTGCCCTCGCCAGATTCGACGAGCGCCTGGTGCCCGGAACGGCCTGCCAGGCTCTCCTGGCCAACGGGCCGCTGATGGCCAACTGCGACATCGGAAACATCGAGGACCTGACCATGACCATGCGGTACGCCTTCGGGGAAATTCTGCTGGATACCAGCAGAAAGTGCCGGCACGGCCTGGAGCTCTTTGGAGTTCGCTGCCGGCGGAGGGCGTAATCGAAAAAATTCATCGGCCATGAATTCATATTTCATCAAGTGCAAAGTGGGTTACGGTTTTTAAGAGGAAAATATATAGCGACGAAATTTTTTCCTAAAATATGCAATGCGACACACTTTTAAGTTATTTTGGTTACAGAACACAGATCAGAGTTCTGTCTGACTTTAAGTTTAGATGGACTGCAATTGCcacaaagttttaaaaatttggtcaAATCGcgtaacaaaatatataaaaaaccgTTCTTCAAAATTCAAAGAATTACATAAGTTAAATGATTTCATATTTtgaatgtttaaaatttaatttatttaaatttgtataatttgtaaattttaatacaatttaaagaaaattacattACAAAACgtttaaatactattttttttggaaGGAATTCCCTTTTGTTTCATATAATTCTCTAGCTCACTTGTACATATGTGTTCAAAATTGGTCCCTTTTTGATATTCGTATATCTCAAAAATGATTTCccatgaatatttaaatatgcaaaGTGCAAAATCTAGAAAGTTATTAACTCTAGGTTCTGACTGACAAATTCGAACTTAATGGAAAACTGTAATACTTTGCGCGCTTCTGAACCTACTAATTGTCCCCATTTCGTCTCCTAAGTGCATTGCTAATTCACTTTATTGAGCAATTTTTCATCGTCTGCCCTGCGCCGTCCCCTGTCATTTCAATATGTCAATAAAAATCAGAAAGGAACACTGTGCCACCCCGCTTTCGGTCTAAACTGGGTGAAGGCCTGAGTCCGAGTGGCGAGTCCTTGCCGAGTGCAGTGCCTCCATGACAAATGACGattataatttgtaaaatgCGCCCATCTTGTTATCCCCTCAGATCCTTTTGCCGCCCCGATACGTTCAACTTGTGGCCTAGATGTTGCTGTCCGGCTTTTCCCcatttctatttctattttcaCTCTCGGATTCGGCTTAGTCGTTGCGATTGTTGTTGCAATTAGCAGAAGCGACAGGGGATAGGGGCTGCATAAGCAGAACTGATGGTTTGAATGGGAAAATTGCTCAGCGCAAATAGCTGATGGTGGATGGGGCATAAAGAGCTGTATTGTTGCTTCTGGCAATTACCGGCAAATGCCTAGGAGTTCAGCCCCCATAGAGAATTTTCCCATTTCAATCGGAGCGGCGACATCCTCCCCAATCGATTTGCGAAACACCTCCAAGTAGAGAAAGGTGTTGCATATTCCCAATCGAATGTCATTGAAACAAACGCTCTGCGAATCAGTTTAAGGCTGAAATTGATGGGATTTTTGCATTTGAGGCTATCAGtatgtacataaaaaaatcttttaccTGGCTTAAATGTACCGAATTGCCAAAATGAACTTAGGCATTGTTAagttaacatattttttatttcttggaattaattttaaacactGCCCATATCTATTTTAAACTTACCTTTAACTAagtatttaaaacttaaaccAAGCGTTTAATTCAGCCATGTTCGCATTTAAAAGCCGGCGTTTATCTGGCACTTCGAGCACTCTTCAAGCTGCTCCCCAAATTATGGAGAACTTCTCTGCAACACGGCCAAAgctaaatgtaaattaatgaattgtttaaagtacttaaaatatttacgcTCAAAGCAAGTGGATGAGCACTGCCACGCCTCTGCCCCCCGCGGACTAGCTTCAATCCCGGATGCTGTGAGCGTGGGCTGCTGACCAACGAATATGCAAACGATTCCACCACCCACGGCCACTCCCAGCTCCAAGTTCGTTAAAAACGCAGCATAAGGTCAAGGAGATAATTCTGGGCGGGAGTGATGGGAAGAGCAGAGGAAGTACATTGGTCGTGGAACTGGCTATTTTAAGGAAATGGGGAACATAGTTAAGAATGCGTCTTATTTCCGGAAATAGAAAAATACAATTCTTACACAGTGCGGAAATGTAATATAAGGAAAGTACGGAGgacaaaaaagattttaaaaatccatTACATTTTAacgacattttttattaacaataAAGAAGTCGAGCAAATTGTAACTCTCTTGACTAGTATATACTTCACACTACATtgaccaattttaaaataaaattccaagGTGTACAAATAACACCTTGCGAAGCGGTAAAATAAAGTGAactgataaagaatatatatcaCTGTATTATATATAGCTACGGGATTGAAAGTCTGCTATGATGGTCCGATCGTAACAAGTGATACAACAATTGAAAGGAAtcacaaaaactaaaaggactttagaaatttaaatttttcagaAAAACCGTTGAGAGTGTTAAAGAGTGAAAATCTAGAAAATTGAagctttagttttatttttactgaaaTTACTGAACTCTGAGAAGTCTGATGTCCCGTTCAAAAGTTATTCCAAAACAAGAttttgcttataaaattaaatgtttgtcCCTTTGTTTGTGGGTTTGTATGCATTCCGTTTTGCTCTTAGAGTCTCCAGCTCGAGATACAAAACTTTTGttctacaatttaaaaaaaaccctCCAGTTTAGCgggaaatacaacaaaaaatagatttgaaAGGCTTATAGTTTCTAAACAACTAATGCTACAGAGACGTGCTATGTGTCTatgaaaattcaattcaattcgcTAAATATCTTTTTGTAGGTATTCTAGCCATTTCTTTGAACCACTTGCCCCACGGTGCGTATACGGGTTGGTGTCGAACGGTCATTAAGGCAGCGAATGGAGAGCTGAGCCCGCTGTTTACGCAGTGAGGAACAGCAGCAATGGCAAAAAGAAGGGGCGGCATCAGCGACAGTGGCAACAGCCTGTCCTGCGACTTCTGCTGCAAAGCCACCCCCGCCCTTGACTTCCCGGTCGAGGGATCCTGGGGAGCCTTGTGCTTCTTGGTCCTTTCGCCCGTCGCTCTTCCGACTGCCGACTTTTAATGTGCAGCCCCCTCATTCCGTAAAATATGCATAAACAAATGAAACGAACTGACTTTGCTACTTGCCCAGTGCCACTGCAGCTGCTGGATGCTAGGCAGCCAGTCCGCGCAGCAGT
This window contains:
- the LOC108033515 gene encoding uncharacterized protein LOC108033515, which gives rise to MSHFSIVLIVLFGLCLQHSQLQLAPFFDAEPLANNEVSLPGLEDDLDWSGANWQLVIRWLMERQQLRFCIALARFDERLVPGTACQALLANGPLMANCDIGNIEDLTMTMRYAFGEILLDTSRKCRHGLELFGVRCRRRA